A genomic region of Aspergillus oryzae RIB40 DNA, chromosome 1 contains the following coding sequences:
- a CDS encoding uncharacterized protein (predicted transporter (major facilitator superfamily)), with protein sequence MFWKTARTIQYAQIFLVIAPAFILYGYNQAGLSALLDLPDVIRYFPQIDTVNTHGAKKAENSTIQGLINACLQLGTLVGALSCSITGDALGRRKAIFVAGICAVAGQVLQCTAFSLGQFTVGRIILGAGVGQLSVIVPLWQAESSSASNRGRKVITAGIFICMGFLLSSWINVGFSKAPLPPLQWRVSLAIPVLLCSIICISILTFPKSPRWLVQKHRITDAAEALAKLNGMSSDDEHVQYEICRIRDSLEGGPKVSIKDVFNRNDQNRLLYRFALCLIIQTLQQLVGGNLILIYTTSIFESNLHLQGDIPAIVAASSLTWKFLCSFIAFFAVDRLGRRWLFVLSGTGMSICMVAMAAATSFPVSNHAASIVAAVFIFIFNIFCPIGFLGETFSTALRLPLPTYERPCPPYQSQTIGCGTYNHHGHTGGYHRVMLSSTRVARARTRMLKEKLPEPSKENLLNGWNNTIPQIPHQQEHHVQHPGTKNDMISASGYMEVSHSHYWTATSKGI encoded by the exons ATGTTCTGGAAGACAGCGAGGACAATCCAGTATGCACAAATATTTCTTGTTATAGCTCCAGCTTTTATCCTATACGGCTACAACCAAGCTGGCCTTTCGGCGCTCCTCGATCTCCCGGATGTGATCCGCTACTTTCCCCAGATTGACACCGTCAACACACATGGAGCCAAGAAGGCAGAGAATTCAACCATCCAGGGTCTCATCAATGCTTGTTTACAACTAGGAACCCTTGTTGGTGCATTGTCCTGCTCCATAACTGGTGATGCACTTGGCCGTCGAAAGGCCATCTTCGTCGCTGGGATCTGCGCCGTAGCTGGTCAGGTTCTCCAATGCACGGCATTTTCACTTGGTCAGTTTACCGTGGGACGTATCATACTGGGCGCCGGGGTCGGCCAATTGAGTGTTATTGTGCCACTGTGGCAAGCGGAAAGCTCTTCTGCTAGTAACCGTGGACGTAAGGTCATTACCGCTGGCATCTTTATTTGCATGGGGTTTCTACTCTCCAGCTGGATCAACGTAGGCTTCAGTAAGGCCCCCTTACCACCACTGCAGTGGCGGGTTTCGCTGGCAATTCCCGTTTTACTTTGCTCCATTATCTGCATCTCCATTTTAACCTTTCCTAAATCCCCTCGCTGGCTCGTCCAGAAACACCGCATCAcagatgcagcagaagcCCTCGCGAAGCTCAATGGCATGTCCAGCGATGATGAGCATGTCCAATATGAGATATGCCGAATCAGAGATTCGCTAGAGGGAGGCCCAAAAGTCTCCATTAAGGATGTATTCAACAGGAACGATCAGAACCGGCTCCTATACCGGTTCGCATTATGCCTCATAATACAAACACTCCAACAACTCGTGGGCGGGAATTTGATTTTAATCTACACAACGAGTATCTTCGAGAGTAACTTGCACCTTCAAGGTGATATCCCAGCAATCGTGGCCGCCAGTTCCCTTACCTGGAAGTTCCTTTGCTCTTTTATAGCATTTTTTGCAGTCGACCGTCTAGGAAGACGGTGGCTCTTTGTCCTAAGTGGGACTGGAATGTCGATATGTATGGTAgccatggccgctgccacGAGCTTTCCTGTATCAAACCATGCCGCGTCTATTGTTGCAGCCGTCTttatattcatattcaatATTTTCTGTCCAATCGGTTTCTTGGGGGAAACATTTAGTACTGCACTGAGATTGCCCCTGCCCACCTACGAGCGGCCATGTCCTCCATATCAATCGCAAACCATTGGCTGTGGAACTTATAATCACCATGGTCACACCGGCGGTTACCACAGGGTGATGCTCAGCTCAACGCGGGTGGCACGAGCGAGGACAAGgatgctgaaggagaagttgCCAGAGCCGAGTAAAGAGAATTTGCTTAATGGCTG GAACAATACTATTCCCCAAATTCCCCACCAACAGGAGCACCACGTGCAGCATCCAGGAACCAAAAATGATATGATCAGCGCGTCTGGCTACATGGAAGTGTCACATTCGCATTACTGGACAGCCACGTCCAAGGGTATATAA
- a CDS encoding uncharacterized protein (predicted protein) codes for MRVSSLALALCASVAMTAPTETPDLHNILQAFNISKIVQDAGPVLESLLVTGNCNIPACFQQLIPAVQECNAAIVGGGSDIASDLECVSSVVADLVPSQSNNCAVCVGDAISTIRSQLEKGSQSH; via the exons ATGCGTGTTTCCTCTCTAGCCCTAGCTCTCTGCGCCAGCGTCGCAATGACCGCCCCGACAGAAACTCCCGACCTACACAATATCCTCCAAGCcttcaatatctccaagATCGTGCAAGATGCTGGACCGGTGCTCGAGTCCCTCCTAGTTACAGGCAACTGCAACATCCCCG CCTGCTTCCAGCAACTCATCCCGGCCGTACAGGAATGCAATGCTGCTATTGTCGGCGGGGGTTCAGACATCGCATCTGACCTTGAGTGCGTGAGCAGCGTCGTCGCCGATTTAGTTCCTAGCCAG TCCAACAACTGTGCTGTTTGTGTTGGGGATGCTATCTCTACCATCCGATCTCAGCTGGAGAAAGGGTCTCAGTCCCATTGA
- a CDS encoding Zn(II)2Cys6 transcription factor (predicted protein), with protein sequence MASHPGQPSIDPENPPSQSECPTQPPTGHSDHDAANYPFYKRNACTTCRRMKSKCDMAKPACGTCSRFNRTCAYETTRKKSGPKRGYTAVFGSRLAQVEALLSAQMPSILGSQNPSAPLPGAWVDRASHPNLSSTGSFQDTMEETDPTASSTERAYTEPSVGYRIYFEDVHIYMPIIHRQRHLSALNYAPDSRPPVCLQYMIWCHAALVSEKYDTLHTAFYERARKYAEADEMKGYGGGILSLAHAQTWLLITAYEYKMMFFPRAWLSCGKACRLAIMLGLHHLDSPSPQIKQCFTPSIDWVEKEERRRVFWTTFCIDKFATIGTGWPVGINETEAMTNLPASEEAFITGESEPTVPLSDVLDGEGLSTLSPSASIAFVSCIFGRITNHLRLPQSQDDDDYSTGGFWQRHRSCDEILLHFALTMPTHLRLPIGIGDPNIIFCNIALHTAVICLHQAAIFKAEWNNITEYPIVQSRLRCSAAAHQILEVIKMVGPVNMGKVNPFVSFCLYVAARVYVQHLKLHPEDTEAHSAFQFFRSVIHTLKTTNPLAESFLFQLDVDSEGGSFQGLRLPTNNFPVEMLTPSNL encoded by the exons ATGGCAAGCCATCCTGGTCAACCATCCATTGATCCGGAGAATCCTCCATCCCAATCGGAATGTCCCACACAGCCTCCTACAGGGCATAGTGACCATGACGCAGCCAATTACCCGTTCTATAAGCGGAACGCCTGTACAACATGCCGACGGATGAAGTCCAAATGTGATATGGCAAAGCCTGCTTGTGGAACTTGCTCTAGGTTTAACCGGACATGCGCCTACGAGACGACGCGGAAGAAAAGCGGTCCGAAGCGAGGATATACAGCGGTCTTTGGGTCTCGATTAG CACAGGTGGAAGCGCTGCTTAGCGCCCAAATGCCTAGTATTCTCGGAAGTCAAAACCCCTCCGCCCCGCTTCCAGGTGCATGGGTAGATAGAGCTAGTCACCCTAATCTGAGCAGTACTGGTTCTTTCCAAGACACGATGGAAGAAACCGATCCCACAGCATCAAGTACCGAAAGGGCATATACAGAACCCAGCGTTGG GTACCGGATCTACTTTGAAGATGTTCACATCTACATGCCGATTATACATCGTCAAAGGCACCTCTCTGCGTTGAATTATGCGCCTGATTCCCGGCCCCCAGTCTGTCTTCAATACATGATCTGGTGCCATGCTGCCCTTGTCAGCGAAAAATATGATACTTTACATACAGCTTTCTACGAAAGAGCCCGCAAGTACGCCGAGGCGGATGAGATGAAAGGCTATGGAGGTGGGATCCTCTCTTTAGCACATGCTCAGACATGGCTTCTTATCACCGCGTACGAGTACAAGATGATGTTTTTTCCCAGGGCTTGGTTAAGTTGTGGAAAGGCATGTAGACTCGCAATTATGCTGGGGCTGCATCACCTAGATAGCCCAAGTCCTCAAATCAAACAGTGCTTCACACCTTCCATAGATTGggtggagaaagaagagcgaCGGAGGGTCTTCTGGACGACCTTCTGTATCGATAAATTTGCCACCATTGGGACAGGGTGGCCTGTTGGGATCAATGAGACAGAG GCCATGACAAATCTTCCTGCGAGTGAGGAAGCCTTTATTACAGGCGAGTCAGAGCCAACGGTACCCCTTAGTGATGTTCTAGATGGTGAGGGACTCTCAACACTGTCTCCTTCCGCAAGCATCGCCTTCGTGTCTTGCATCTTCGGACGGATCACAAACCATCTTCGTCTCCCTCAGTCGCAGGACGACGATGATTATAGTACTGGAGGCTTCTGGCAGCGACACAGATCATGCGATGAGATTTTGCTCCATTTTGCTCTGACCATGCCAACTCATCTGCGTCTTCCCATTGGGATAGGCGATCCCAATATTATCTTTTGCAACATTGCTCTTCACACGGCTGTTATATGCCTTCACCAAGCTGCAATATTCAAGGCGGAGTGGAACAATATAACAGAGTACCCCATTGTTCAAAGCAGGTTAAGGTGCAGTGCTGCTGCACATCAAATTCTGGAGGTTATCAAGATGGTTGGTCCTGTCAACATGGGCAAA GTGAATCCTTTTGTGTCATTCTGTCTCTATGTGGCAGCACGCGTATACGTTCAGCATCTCAAGCTTCATCCTGAAGATACAGAAGCTCATTCTGCTTTCCAATTCTTCCGCTCAGTTATCCATACCCTCAAAACTACAAATCCCTTAGCGGaatcctttctcttccagttaGATGTTGACAGTGAGGGAGGGTCATTCCAAGGCCTTCGGCTACCGACAAACAATTTCCCTGTTGAGATGCTTACTCCTAGCAATCTATAG
- a CDS encoding uncharacterized protein (predicted protein) has product MGPAEWAATIFSLESREDLPRVSCLSETRTGRAQDVSLARWVAIAPAASRVFDRRVNVDSLRNVSRFLDIYGPAVGAEREDTGKPLQLTFPSLVYAYRLLVEGRISKDPGIIQLPELEKPDRNLFSLWADQKAPPRR; this is encoded by the exons ATGGGTCCAGCGGAGTGGGCCGCCACTATTTTCTCGCTTGAGTCTA GGGAAGATCTCCCCAGAGTTTCTTGTCTATCAGAAACACGTACGGGTCGCGCCCAGGATGTATCCCTCGCTCGCTGGGTGGCCATTGCTCCTGCTGCTTCCCGGGTGTTTGATCGACG TGTGAACGTGGACTCTTTGCGAAACGTCTCTCGGTTTCTTGATATCTATGGTCCGGCGGTTGGCGcagaaagagaggatacTGGGAAGCCTCTACAGCTCACATTCCCGTCTCTAGTATATGCATATCGTTTATTAGTTGAGGGGAGAATCTCCAA AGACCCCGGGATCATTCAGCTTCCCGAGCTTGAAAAACCTGACAGGAACCTTTTCAGTCTATGGGCCGATCAAAAG GCACCACCTCGCCGCTGA
- a CDS encoding uncharacterized protein (predicted protein), translated as MHKNAQQNEIFQDTYNRQPKGTPITPKTQSPCKTPPSPYHLEKQSISSAPPTTLHNLSNTPLDTKPQIIRPITITITITQYAGIYRETITVAVERNQNSTNKPISPDLLLRLLLARKGDFLAGGGNTEEEG; from the exons ATGCACAAGAACGCACAGCAGAATGAGATATTCCAAGACACGTACAACAGACAGCCTAAAGGTACCCCAATAACCCCGAAGACTCAATCACCGTGCAAAACCCCGCCATCTCCATATCACCTCGAAAAACAAAGTATATCAAGCGCACCACCTACCACCCTCCATAACCTATCCAACACACCACTCGATACCAAACCCCAAATCATAAGACCGATAACAATCACAATCACAATTACACAAT ACGCAGGCATATACCGAGAAACCATCACCGTGGCAGTCGAAAGAAACCAGAACAGTACAAACAAGCCCATAAGCCCCG ACCTGCTACTGCGTCTGCTACTGGCCCGGAAGGGAGATTTCCTAGCCGGTGGAGGAAAcaccgaagaggaaggttAG
- a CDS encoding sugar porter family MFS transporter (predicted transporter (major facilitator superfamily)), whose translation MGDLPEWKVGGEKLKGRALNWSIGFIASCGFLMFGYDQGVLSALLTLDSFQEVLPLMTPRDKSNDLCWLDNPTNTIPNPTYCTGDANTQAAGVAIYQIGCWMGSLVILAYGERWGRKSSTFWGSLIMIIGTIMQAACFDYGLFVAGRVVGGIGNGMVTSSEYFIKVSSTYNDPDRAAIPTWQSECARPHQRGVLIMLSGALISAGVMIAYWVDYGFYFLTGSVRWRFPLMFQSFFTIIVMIGLLYLPDSPRWLTMQGRHAEARDVTARLVGKVEDHPDVEEELRSINEALEVQSRGGSFKYRELLTNGPSQNLRRSTLAMVSQFFQQMCGINLVTYYATAIFENSLGFGPEMARLLAACNGTEYFMASLIALPLIERTGRRKLMIIGAFGMMVSMAILAGTVSTGEIMENGAPKLETQYGVTATVFLFVFNSFFAIGWLGMTWLYPAEITNLRIRIQANALSTSSNWMSNFLIVMITPPAFANLGYQTYIIFAVFNAALIPCVYLFFPETKGRTLEELDVVFASANAQGISPVKQSLQMPKLAGDSLDRELARYFGTSSDEETSREK comes from the coding sequence ATGGGCGACTTGCCCGAATGGAAAGTCGGCGGTGAAAAGCTCAAGGGCAGAGCCCTGAACTGGTCCATTGGGTTCATCGCTAGCTGCGGGTTCCTTATGTTTGGCTACGATCAGGGTGTACTGAGTGCCCTGCTCACGCTTGATTCCTTTCAGGAGGTTCTCCCGCTCATGACCCCTCGCGACAAATCAAATGATCTTTGTTGGCTGGATAATCCGACCAACACCATTCCCAATCCTACGTACTGCACAGGCGATGCAAACACCCAGGCAGCAGGAGTCGCGATATACCAGATCGGATGCTGGATGGGTTCACTCGTAATTCTAGCTTATGGTGAACGGTGGGGACGAAAGTCGAGTACATTCTGGGGCTCTCTAATTATGATCATTGGGACAATTATGCAGGCGGCGTGCTTCGACTACGGCTTGTTCGTGGCAGGTCGTGTTGTTGGAGGTATTGGGAACGGCATGGTAACATCTAGTGAGTATTTCATCAAGGTGTCTTCTACATACAATGATCCTGACCGGGCAGCAATCCCAACATGGCAGTCCGAATGTGCCCGACCGCACCAGCGAGGTGTCCTGATCATGCTCTCAGGGGCTCTTATATCTGCCGGTGTTATGATCGCATACTGGGTGGATTACGGATTCTACTTCTTGACTGGTTCTGTCCGCTGGAGGTTCCCACTGATGTTCCAATCTTTCTTTACTATTATTGTCATGATCGGCTTACTTTATCTTCCCGATTCCCCAAGATGGCTCACCATGCAGGGACGCCATGCTGAGGCTCGCGATGTCACTGCTCGACTTGTGGGCAAGGTAGAAGACCACCCAGATGTAGAGGAAGAACTACGCAGCATTAACGAAGCATTGGAAGTACAGAGTCGTGGCGGGAGCTTCAAGTACCGTGAACTGCTCACCAACGGGCCGTCACAGAACCTTCGCCGCTCTACTTTGGCCATGGTCTCTCAATTTTTCCAACAAATGTGCGGTATAAATCTCGTGACTTACTACGCAACTGCGATCTTTGAGAACTCTCTCGGATTCGGTCCAGAAATGGCACGTCTACTTGCGGCCTGTAATGGAACTGAGTACTTCATGGCGTCACTCATAGCGCTGCCACTCATTGAACGGACCGGTCGGCGGAAGCTGATGATAATCGGTGCCTTTGGGATGATGGTCTCGATGGCAATTCTAGCTGGCACTGTATCCACGGGCGAAataatggaaaatggagcaCCTAAGCTGGAGACACAATATGGTGTCACGGCAACTGTGTTCTTATTTGTTTTCAattccttcttcgccattggCTGGCTCGGAATGACCTGGCTGTATCCAGCCGAAATCACAAACCTTCGCATTCGCATTCAGGCCAATGCCCTGTCCACCAGTTCCAACTGGATGTCCAACTTCCTTATTGTCATGATCACTCCACCCGCTTTCGCGAACTTGGGATACCAGACATACATAATTTTCGCGGTCTTCAATGCTGCACTTATTCCGTGCgtttatctcttcttccctgagACCAAGGGCCGcacgcttgaagagctggatgTGGTCTTCGCAAGTGCTAACGCTCAGGGCATCTCGCCTGTGAAACAGAGCTTGCAGATGCCGAAGTTGGCTGGTGACAGTCTAGACAGAGAATTGGCGCGCTACTTTGGTACGAGTAGTGATGAAGAGACTTCGAGGGAGAAGTAG
- a CDS encoding class I SAM-dependent methyltransferase (predicted protein), protein MTSWQDERQQLAVPELQILAMDPVQVDDEAFEDSIYNDSSRLNSASFVTSLNSSILNYKYENGRRYHAFREGTYLVPNDEEEQDRMDLAHHVYRLLLGGPLHLAPIKNDVQRVLDLGTGTGIWAIDFAEYVHGIDPSEHPSAQVIGTDLSPIQPRWVPPTCSFEIDDFECDWLYTRPFDFIHARELEGCIGNDLKFFKQAFKHLVPGGYFEVQAVTSPFLSDDDTLDKAPNAQEWMDNLVKGLRKFGKPADNVPGWKDKLKDAGFIDVHQEIRKLPIGPWPKDPKLKEIGKYQGVQELQVIDSYTPAIFSRILGWSHEEIQILIAKVKRELRDPSIHLYLPVYFIYGRKPV, encoded by the exons ATGACCTCGTGGCAGGATGAGCGGCAACAGCTGGCCGTTCCTGAGTTACAGATATTAGCGATGGATCCTGTGCAGGTCGAT GATGAGGCATTCGAGGACTCTATCTATAATGACTC CTCTAGGTTAAACTCTGCTAGCTTTGTTACATCATTGAACTCCAGTATTCTCAATTATAA GTACGAG AATGGCCGTCGTTATCATGCATTTCGCGAAGGAACGTATCTAGTA CCgaatgatgaggaggagcaAGATCGCATGGACCTGGCCCACCATGTATATCGCTTACTTCTCGGAGGCCCTCTCCACCTCGCTCCGATTAAGAATGATGTCCAGCGAGTCCTGGACCTCGGCACTGGAACCGGCATCTGGGCAATAGACTTTGCAGAGTATGTGCATGGCATT GACCCTAGTGAACATCCATCCGCACAGGTTATTGGAACGGATCTAAGTCCTATACAGCCTAGATG GGTTCCGCCAACTTGCTCATTTGAGATCGATGACTTCGAATGCGATTGGTTGTATACCAGACCATTTGACTTTATACATGCCCGTGAACTGGAGGGCTGCATAGGCAACGATTTAAAGTTCTTTAAGCAAGCATTCAAACATCTAGTCCCCGGGGGGTATTTCGAAGTTCAAGCAGTCACGtcaccttttctttccgaTGATGATACATTAGACAAGGCCCCAAATGCCCAGGAATGGATGGACAATCTTGTGAAGGGGTTACGGAAATTTGGCAAGCCAGCTGATAATGTCCCTGGCTGGAAAGACAAGCTGAAAGATGCTGGTTTCATTGATGTACACCAGGAGATCCGCAAG CTCCCAATTGGACCGTGGCCTAAGGATCCTAAGTTAAAGGAGATTGGAAAATACCAAGGTGTTCAGGAGCTTCAGGTCATTGACTCTTACACTCCTGCTATCTTTTCACGCATCCTTGGCTGGAGCCACGAGGAGATTCAAATTTTAATAGCAAAGGTCAAGCGTGAGTTGAGggatccatccatccatttaTATCTGCCGGTCTACTTCatatatggaagaaagcCTGTATGA
- a CDS encoding putative acyl-CoA dehydrogenase (very-long-chain acyl-CoA dehydrogenase): MESGPRHATVDRGHITKPERLENTYTSDTSLQRALSWYLPAQKLEQAQPQLVELGEEAISDQIREWSADAERHQPYVKGFNVWGQRYDYDRLITSEGWKQLGKWGARHGVVSLGYEPTYGAERRLVQYTVNYLYSPSSGLYSCPVSMSDGAALVLNQERKNVAADHPFQTAYQKLISKKEDYWTSGQWMTERAGGSDVQNTETWATYSPLSHKSKASNGLDEGDYLINGFKFFSSATDANIALMLAKTPSGKLSTFLAPLRKTIVGEDGKPRVVTNGVRIHRLKNKLGTKELPTAELELKDMRAHLVGTVDHGVMAIAPLLNITRTHTFIGSLAAWRRAISITKSFAKARTTVGEPLWLIPMHLSLLADLEVKHRGAMNLAFFTVAVMGVVENNGVSTPAAHLPTKGKEAQVVFRALTAIAKAVISKNAIAGIQECQEGMGGVGYMDEPDEPEFNIARLLRNTAVNSIWEGTTNVLASELVRFLVKRDNLTIFSAWFERTLALITTPEFASALKQIWSDFLSRTKATSEPRFILADARRVMFTLAWILCGALLALDAERDGDGVTTEIARRWILSGEGGVGDMVWRDIISVQRTASAGPSSITNEHLRWDCRIAWGVELPAKQVSGHRSFQGTGSKL, encoded by the exons ATGGAGTCTGGACCTCGTCACGCCACTGTGGACCGTGGACATATCACGAAGCCTGAGCGGTTGGAGAACACATATACTTCCGATACCAGTCTCCAACGAGCTCTGTCCT GGTACCTTCCGGCGCAGAAGCTAGAGCAGGCTCAGCCACAATTGGTAGAGTTGGGTGAGGAAGCTATCTCCGATCAGATTAGGGAGTGGAGTGCGGATGCCGAGAGACATCAGCCATATGTGAAAGGATTCAATGTCTGGGGTCAGCGATATGACTATGACCGATTGATTACTAGCGAAGGGTGGAAGCAGCTGGGTAAATGGGGTGCTCGGCACGG GGTCGTATCGTTGGGATATGAGCCTACCTATGGGGCCGAGAGACGATTGGTTCAGTATACTGT AAACTACCTTTATTCTCCCTCATCGGGGCTTTATTCCTGCCCCGTTAGTATGTCTGATGGAGCCGCGCTTGTTTTGAACCAGGAGCGCAAAAATGTAGCCGCGGATCACCCCTTCCAGACGGCGTATCAGAAGTTAATCTCTAAAAAGGAGGACTATTGGACCTCCGGCCAGTGGATGACTGAAAGAGCAGGAGGCAGCGATGTTCAAAACACCGAGACCTGGGCCACGTATTCGCCTTTGTCGCATAAGTCGAAGGCCTCGAACGGGCTCGATGAAGGTGACTACCTAATCAACGGGTTCaagtttttttcttccgcCACCGATGCTAATATCGCTCTGATGCTTGCTAAAACGCCATCAGGAAAGCTTAGTACTTTCCTTGCGCCGTTACGGAAGACCATCGTCGGGGAAGACGGCAAGCCTCGAGTGGTCACCAATGGTGTCCGAATCCATCGTTTGAAGAACAAGCTAGGGACCAAGGAATTACCAACGGCGGAGTTGGAACTGAAAGACATGCGCGCTCACCTGGTCGGCACTGTCGATCATGGTGTCATGGCTATTGCACCATTACTCAACATCACTCGTACCCATACATTCATTGGATCGCTTGCTGCATGGCGACGTGCTATTAGTATCACCAAGAGCTTTGCTAAGGCCAGAACCACGGTCGGCGAACCATTGTGGCTCATTCCCATGCACTTGAGCCTACTCGCAGACCTGGAGGTGAAACATCGGGGCGCGATGAACCTCGCGTTTTTCACGGTTGCTGTCATGGGCGTGGTGGAAAACAACGGGGTCTCCACTCCCGCGGCGCATCTGCCcaccaagggcaaggaagcaCAGGTAGTATTCCGGGCTTTGACAGCCATCGCTAAGGCCGTGATTAGCAAGAACGCAATTGCAGGGATTCAAGAATGCCAAGAGGGAATGGGCGGGGTTGGATACATGGATGAACCGGACGAGCCGGAGTTCAACATCGCTCGACTGCTACGGAACACTGCTGTGAACTCCATTTGGGAGGGAACTACTAATGTGCTGGCTAGTGAACTCGTTCGCTTCCTTGTCAAACGGGATAATCTAACTATATTCTCGGCTTGGTTCGAGCGCACGTTGGCGTTGATTACGACGCCTGAGTTCGCGAGCGCATTGAAACAAATATGGTCTGACTTCCTTTCTCGGACTAAAGCCACCAGTGAGCCGCGGTTCATTCTGGCGGATGCTCGCCGAGTCATGTTTACCCTTGCCTGGATACTCTGTGgtgctcttcttgctctggaCGCCGAGCgagatggcgatggcgttACGACCGAAATTGCACGACGGTGGATCTTGTCCGGGGAAGGCGGTGTTGGCGACATGGTTTGGCGAGACATTATCAGTGTCCAGCGTACTGCGAGTGCAGGGCCATCGTCGATAACCAACGAACATCTGCGCTGGGACTGTCGCATTGCCTGGGGGGTGGAGTTGCCAGCGAAGCAAGTGTCGGGCCATCGGTCGTTTCAGGGAACCGGCTCGAAGTTGTGA